One window of the Rufibacter radiotolerans genome contains the following:
- a CDS encoding phospho-sugar mutase, with product MENNLTLDPAVQSKITAWLDGGYDAETKAELQNLVNSQDHDALTDSFYKDLEFGTGGLRGIMGVGSNRMNRYTVGMATQGLSNYLLKSFPGQPISVAVAHDSRNNSPFFANVVADVFSANGIKVYFFKELRPTPELSFAIRHLGCQSGVVLTASHNPKEYNGYKAYWNDGGQVTAPHDKNIIAEVNKIHSMDQVKFERNPANIEYILEEVDQAYLDKVATLSVDPEMIKRQQDLKIVYTPIHGTGITLVPRALERFGFKNVHVLEAQSTPDGNFPTVVYPNPEEKDAMNLAMEKAKELDAELVLATDPDADRVGIAVKDLKGQWVLLNGNQTAALLTYYILQAWKKAGKLTGKEYIVSTIVTTDLINRIAEGFGVDCYETLTGFKYIATIMREKEGQAQYICGGEESYGFLVGDFVRDKDAVSACAMIAEMTAAAKDQGKSLFELMLQMYQEFGFYKEDLISLTKKGHRGAQEIQEMMQELRENPPQIVAGSAVVELIDYKTGFRRNLQTGQESATGLESSNVLQFLTEDGTKISARPSGTEPKIKFYFSVREDLPSADQFDKVSKILDEKIQRIIADLKLK from the coding sequence ATGGAAAATAATTTAACCCTTGACCCAGCGGTACAAAGCAAAATAACCGCCTGGCTAGACGGTGGCTATGACGCCGAGACCAAAGCTGAATTGCAGAATCTGGTTAACAGCCAGGACCACGACGCGCTTACCGATTCTTTCTATAAAGACCTGGAGTTTGGCACCGGCGGCTTGCGCGGCATTATGGGCGTGGGCAGTAACCGCATGAACCGTTACACTGTGGGCATGGCTACCCAGGGCCTGAGCAATTACCTGTTAAAATCGTTCCCGGGGCAACCGATTAGCGTGGCCGTGGCGCACGACAGTCGCAATAATTCGCCGTTTTTTGCCAACGTAGTGGCCGACGTTTTCAGTGCCAATGGTATAAAGGTGTATTTCTTTAAAGAGCTTCGGCCTACGCCTGAGCTGTCTTTTGCCATCAGGCACCTGGGCTGCCAGAGCGGTGTGGTCTTGACTGCCTCGCATAACCCCAAGGAGTACAACGGGTACAAAGCCTATTGGAACGACGGTGGTCAGGTAACGGCCCCTCATGACAAGAACATCATTGCCGAGGTCAACAAGATCCACAGCATGGACCAGGTAAAGTTTGAGCGCAATCCGGCCAACATTGAATACATTCTGGAGGAAGTAGACCAGGCCTATCTGGATAAGGTAGCTACCCTGAGCGTAGACCCTGAGATGATCAAGCGCCAGCAGGACCTCAAGATTGTCTACACCCCTATTCACGGCACGGGCATTACGCTGGTTCCGCGCGCCCTGGAACGCTTCGGGTTCAAGAACGTGCACGTGCTGGAGGCCCAGTCTACCCCAGACGGCAACTTCCCTACGGTTGTTTACCCGAACCCCGAGGAAAAGGACGCCATGAACCTGGCCATGGAAAAAGCAAAAGAACTGGATGCCGAACTGGTGCTGGCCACCGACCCAGACGCTGACCGCGTGGGCATTGCCGTAAAAGACCTGAAAGGCCAATGGGTACTGCTTAACGGGAACCAGACCGCCGCTCTTCTGACCTATTATATTCTGCAGGCCTGGAAAAAAGCCGGCAAGCTTACGGGCAAAGAATATATAGTAAGCACCATTGTCACCACAGACCTGATCAACCGCATTGCCGAAGGCTTCGGGGTGGACTGCTACGAGACCCTGACCGGCTTCAAATACATTGCCACCATTATGCGCGAGAAAGAGGGCCAAGCGCAATACATTTGCGGCGGCGAGGAAAGCTACGGGTTTTTGGTAGGTGACTTTGTACGTGACAAAGACGCCGTTTCAGCCTGCGCTATGATTGCCGAGATGACGGCAGCGGCCAAAGACCAGGGCAAAAGCCTGTTTGAACTCATGCTGCAGATGTACCAGGAGTTTGGTTTCTACAAAGAAGACCTCATTTCCCTGACCAAGAAAGGCCACCGCGGGGCCCAGGAAATTCAGGAAATGATGCAGGAGCTACGTGAGAACCCACCACAAATCGTAGCCGGTTCTGCCGTAGTGGAACTGATTGACTACAAAACCGGCTTCCGGAGGAATCTGCAAACCGGTCAGGAAAGCGCCACCGGTTTAGAAAGCTCCAACGTACTCCAATTCTTAACCGAAGACGGTACTAAGATTTCGGCCCGCCCATCAGGCACCGAGCCCAAGATCAAATTCTATTTCAGCGTGCGCGAAGACTTGCCATCGGCTGATCAATTTGATAAGGTAAGCAAAATCTTGGATGAGAAAATTCAACGGATTATAGCCGATCTGAAATTGAAGTAA